A portion of the Manihot esculenta cultivar AM560-2 chromosome 2, M.esculenta_v8, whole genome shotgun sequence genome contains these proteins:
- the LOC110609459 gene encoding DNA-directed RNA polymerase III subunit RPC9 — MKIKKPNAGALTNFEVLDFLKARGASKDSSRVIAPIASSEYKVYDYLVETPACRQTREQIHEFLEKCKPYKLAKAEILNIINIVPRELVEIDPIIEHSEMRLGDQVEELLDLVREVFPPPDEPTSEAEKDREETENEEQNEDMNDTSAGEHIDGDRKEIVDGEPRETS; from the exons ATGAAGAT AAAAAAACCCAACGCTGGTGCACTTACCAATTTTGAAGTACTTGACTTTCTCAAGGCAAGAGGTGCTTCAAAGGATTCCTCAAGGGTTATTGCTCCAATAGCATCTTCAGAATATAAG GTTTATGATTATTTGGTGGAGACTCCTGCTTGCAGGCAAACGAGAGAGCAAATCCATGAATTTTTGGAGAAGTGTAAGCCATACAAACTTGCAAAAGCTGagatcctcaatatcatcaacatTGTACCTCGTGAATTAGTTGAAATTGACCCG ATAATAGAGCACTCTGAAATGCGTTTGGGAGACCAGGTTGAAGAACTCCTAGACTTGGTAAGAGAGGTATTTCCTCCTCCAGATGAACCGACATCAGAAGCAGAGAAGGATAGAGAAGAAACTGAAAATGAGGAGCAAAATGAGGATATGAATGATACTTCAGCGGGAGAACACATTGATGGGGATAGAAAAGAAATCGTCGATGGGGAACCAAGGGAGACAAGTTGA